A region from the Arthrobacter roseus genome encodes:
- a CDS encoding cell division protein FtsQ/DivIB produces MASKKRPVARAGKPASESLGEDIITAQKDAPEAREDSAKGSQVVSFPEPPRRRRRRHALIGAAVTFTVILLVMVLVIFTPLLQIRTITVEGTRLSASENVYLALEPLKDRTLVQVSESDARHLLKDLPAVKNVETVAVPPSTLQVTVHEYIPVAVLEQGKSFVLIDETGRKLGSAKDRASAKLPLIEGGTAAVNSDVFSSVTSVLASLPEEVLSRLKHASAKSVDSVQLRLEDGRRVFWGSADENAAKARVLQALLQEPRSDPPVTEFDVSTPERPVTRIE; encoded by the coding sequence GTGGCCTCTAAGAAGCGGCCGGTTGCGCGGGCCGGAAAGCCTGCTTCAGAAAGTCTGGGGGAGGACATCATCACTGCCCAGAAAGACGCTCCAGAGGCGCGGGAGGATTCGGCGAAAGGGTCGCAGGTTGTTTCCTTTCCGGAACCTCCCCGGCGCCGGCGCCGGCGTCACGCGCTGATCGGGGCAGCGGTGACGTTTACTGTGATTTTGCTCGTCATGGTGTTGGTGATCTTTACACCCCTGCTTCAGATTCGGACCATTACGGTGGAAGGTACCCGGCTCTCGGCGTCGGAGAACGTGTACCTCGCCCTTGAGCCGTTAAAGGATAGAACCCTTGTTCAGGTTTCGGAGTCGGATGCCCGACACCTGCTAAAGGACCTCCCGGCGGTCAAAAATGTTGAAACGGTGGCAGTCCCGCCGTCGACCCTTCAGGTGACCGTCCATGAATACATTCCGGTAGCGGTATTGGAGCAGGGCAAATCCTTCGTTCTGATTGATGAGACTGGACGGAAGCTTGGATCTGCGAAGGATAGAGCCTCAGCAAAGCTGCCGCTGATTGAAGGCGGGACGGCGGCAGTCAACAGCGACGTTTTTTCTTCTGTCACGTCAGTTCTTGCTTCGCTACCGGAAGAAGTTCTCTCCAGGCTGAAGCACGCATCCGCTAAATCTGTGGATTCGGTCCAGCTTCGGCTGGAGGATGGACGTCGGGTGTTCTGGGGGAGCGCTGATGAAAATGCAGCAAAGGCACGCGTTCTACAAGCTCTGCTCCAGGAGCCGCGGTCTGATCCGCCAGTGACGGAGTTTGACGTGAGTACGCCGGAGCGGCCCGTCACACGGATTGAATGA
- the dnaE gene encoding DNA polymerase III subunit alpha — translation MASASGSASFVHLHNHTEYSMLDGAARLSDLFSQTDELGMNALATTDHGFVFGAFDFWNRARSAGVKPIIGVEAYVTPGTARQDKARVKWGDGGRNDVSGGGAYTHMTLWSETTSGMHNLFRMSSLASLEGYLYKPRMDRDLLQTYGKGLIGTTGCPSGEVQTKLRLGLYKEAVQAASDLRDILGRENYFCELMDHGLDIERNVSADLFKLARELDLPLVATNDLHYTHAEDAKSHAALLCVQSASTLADPKRFKFDADEFYLKSPAEMRSIFRDHPDACDNTLLIAERCNVEFNTKANYMPRFPVPDGEDEQSWFVKEVEIGLHFRYPSGIPDEVRKQAEFEVGVITQMGFPGYFLVVADFINWAKNKGIRVGPGRGSGAGSMVAYAMRITDLDPLKHGLIFERFLNPERVSMPDFDVDFDDRRRSEVIHYVTEKYGDERVAMIVTYGTIKGKQALKDSSRVMGYPFSTGERLTKAMPPDVMGKGISLADVHNKEAKRYGEAEELRELLKTDPDSAKVFETALGLEGLKRQWGVHAAGVIMSSDPLIDIIPIMRREQDGQVITQFDYPTCEGLGLIKMDFLGLRNLTIITDALENIKANKDHDLVLEDLELDDAASYELLARGDTLGVFQLDGGPMRSLLKLMRPDHFEDISAVLALYRPGPMGVNSHTNYALRKNGLQEIEPIHPELEGPLEEILGGTYGLIVYQEQVMSAAQKLANFSLGQADMLRRAMGKKKKSELDKQQADFFAGMKTNGFSQAAMDKLWTVLESFSDYAFNKAHTAAYGMISYWTAYLKAHYPAEYMAALLTSVGDDKDKLAIYLNECRRMGITVLPPDVNESALNFTPVGRDIRFGMGAIRNVGANAVNAMVSAREEKGSYTAFSDYLQKVPAVVCNKRTIESLIKAGAFDSLGHPRRALAMIHEEAVDSVIVLKRNEAANQFDLFSTFDEGDAKGGLSVDVPELPEWEKKDKLTFEREMLGLYVSDHPLQGLEGILSQHADSSITSVISEEGPADGAIVTIAGMITSLQRRIAKNSGNAYARAEIEDLGGSMEVMFFGQVYGPISGVLAEDLIVVVRGRLQRRDDGAVTLNAQELTVPDLSEGHTGPVVISVLNHKATEPVVSALGEVLRTHPGTSEVQIRLNSSSRVEVMKLGVDLRVTPSSALFGDLKVLLGPACLDV, via the coding sequence GTGGCTTCAGCATCCGGTTCAGCGTCTTTTGTCCATCTTCACAATCACACCGAGTACTCAATGCTCGACGGCGCGGCCCGTCTGAGCGACCTTTTCAGCCAGACCGATGAACTCGGTATGAACGCGCTGGCGACGACGGACCACGGTTTCGTTTTCGGTGCCTTCGACTTCTGGAACAGGGCTCGGTCGGCGGGTGTGAAACCCATTATCGGCGTTGAGGCATATGTGACGCCGGGCACGGCCCGCCAGGACAAGGCGAGGGTCAAGTGGGGCGATGGCGGTCGCAACGACGTTTCCGGCGGCGGGGCGTATACGCACATGACGTTGTGGTCAGAGACAACCTCGGGCATGCACAACCTCTTTCGGATGTCATCCCTGGCGTCCCTCGAGGGCTACCTCTACAAACCGCGCATGGACCGCGACCTCCTGCAGACCTACGGCAAGGGCTTGATCGGGACAACGGGCTGCCCGTCCGGTGAGGTTCAAACCAAGTTGAGGCTGGGCCTTTACAAAGAAGCGGTCCAGGCAGCATCAGACCTTCGGGACATCCTGGGGCGCGAGAACTATTTCTGCGAGCTCATGGATCATGGCCTGGACATCGAACGCAATGTTAGCGCCGACCTGTTTAAACTCGCGCGTGAACTGGACCTGCCACTGGTCGCCACAAATGACCTGCACTACACCCACGCGGAGGACGCTAAATCCCATGCGGCCCTGCTCTGCGTGCAGTCTGCGTCCACTCTGGCTGACCCCAAGCGGTTCAAATTCGACGCAGACGAGTTCTATCTGAAGTCACCGGCCGAAATGCGCTCAATTTTCCGCGATCACCCGGATGCCTGCGACAACACGCTTCTCATTGCGGAGCGCTGCAACGTCGAGTTCAATACCAAAGCCAACTACATGCCACGCTTCCCCGTGCCCGACGGTGAGGACGAGCAGTCTTGGTTCGTCAAGGAAGTCGAAATTGGCCTCCACTTCCGCTACCCGAGCGGCATCCCCGATGAGGTGCGCAAACAGGCGGAGTTCGAGGTCGGCGTCATCACCCAGATGGGCTTCCCGGGGTACTTCCTCGTCGTTGCGGACTTCATCAACTGGGCGAAGAACAAAGGCATCCGAGTGGGTCCGGGGCGAGGTTCGGGCGCAGGATCCATGGTTGCCTACGCTATGCGGATCACGGATCTCGACCCGTTGAAGCACGGGCTGATTTTCGAACGGTTCCTCAATCCCGAACGCGTTTCCATGCCTGACTTCGACGTGGACTTCGATGACCGGCGTCGGTCCGAGGTCATTCACTACGTGACAGAGAAATACGGCGACGAGCGCGTGGCCATGATTGTCACTTACGGGACGATCAAGGGAAAGCAGGCGTTGAAGGACTCCTCACGTGTCATGGGGTACCCGTTTTCTACTGGTGAGCGCCTCACCAAGGCGATGCCGCCGGACGTTATGGGTAAGGGCATCTCGCTGGCTGATGTGCACAACAAGGAAGCCAAGCGGTACGGCGAGGCGGAGGAACTTCGCGAACTACTCAAGACGGACCCGGACTCGGCGAAGGTTTTCGAGACTGCGCTGGGGTTGGAGGGTTTGAAGCGTCAGTGGGGCGTCCACGCTGCCGGCGTCATCATGTCCTCCGATCCACTCATCGACATCATTCCCATCATGCGCCGTGAGCAGGATGGGCAGGTCATCACTCAGTTTGACTATCCAACCTGTGAGGGCCTCGGCCTGATCAAGATGGACTTCTTGGGTTTGCGGAACCTGACGATCATCACCGATGCGCTGGAGAACATCAAAGCGAACAAGGATCATGATCTCGTTCTGGAGGACCTGGAGCTTGATGATGCAGCTTCTTACGAGTTGCTGGCCAGAGGTGACACCCTTGGTGTCTTCCAGCTCGATGGCGGTCCCATGAGGTCCCTGCTGAAGTTGATGCGACCCGATCACTTCGAGGATATTTCTGCAGTGCTTGCTCTGTACCGGCCGGGCCCTATGGGGGTGAACTCGCATACAAATTACGCCCTTCGCAAGAACGGTTTGCAGGAAATCGAGCCAATCCACCCTGAGTTGGAGGGGCCGCTTGAGGAGATCCTCGGCGGAACCTATGGGTTGATTGTGTATCAGGAGCAGGTGATGTCGGCCGCGCAGAAGTTGGCCAACTTCAGCCTGGGGCAGGCAGACATGTTGCGCCGAGCGATGGGTAAGAAAAAGAAGTCCGAATTGGACAAGCAGCAAGCTGATTTTTTCGCCGGCATGAAGACGAACGGTTTCTCGCAGGCAGCCATGGATAAGCTGTGGACGGTCCTTGAATCCTTCTCAGATTATGCGTTCAATAAGGCGCATACTGCCGCGTACGGAATGATTTCTTACTGGACTGCCTACCTCAAGGCTCACTATCCGGCGGAGTATATGGCTGCCCTCCTGACTTCCGTTGGGGACGACAAAGACAAGTTGGCCATTTACCTCAACGAATGCAGGCGAATGGGGATCACGGTGCTCCCGCCAGACGTCAATGAATCGGCGTTGAACTTCACCCCGGTTGGACGGGACATCCGGTTCGGTATGGGGGCCATCAGAAATGTTGGCGCCAACGCTGTCAACGCCATGGTCTCGGCACGAGAGGAAAAAGGTTCCTACACCGCTTTCAGCGATTATTTGCAGAAAGTACCTGCCGTCGTGTGCAATAAGCGAACCATAGAGTCGCTTATCAAGGCTGGCGCCTTTGATTCACTGGGCCACCCGCGTCGTGCCCTTGCCATGATCCACGAGGAAGCGGTGGATTCGGTCATCGTTCTGAAGCGGAATGAGGCGGCCAACCAGTTCGACCTTTTCAGCACGTTCGACGAAGGTGATGCCAAGGGCGGACTCTCCGTGGATGTTCCGGAGCTCCCGGAATGGGAAAAGAAAGACAAGCTGACATTTGAACGCGAAATGCTGGGACTCTACGTGTCCGATCATCCGTTGCAGGGGCTTGAGGGGATTCTCAGTCAGCACGCTGATTCCTCCATCACCTCGGTTATCAGCGAGGAGGGTCCGGCCGACGGCGCCATCGTCACCATTGCGGGAATGATTACGTCGTTGCAGCGCAGGATCGCGAAGAATAGCGGCAACGCCTACGCGCGGGCTGAGATCGAGGACCTCGGTGGGTCTATGGAAGTCATGTTCTTCGGCCAGGTCTATGGCCCAATTTCCGGTGTTTTGGCGGAAGACCTCATCGTTGTGGTCCGCGGGCGCTTACAGCGAAGGGACGATGGCGCCGTCACCCTCAACGCTCAGGAGCTGACCGTACCGGATCTGAGTGAGGGGCACACCGGACCAGTGGTGATCTCGGTGCTCAATCACAAGGCGACGGAACCCGTTGTATCTGCCTTGGGAGAAGTTCTGCGTACCCATCCGGGGACGTCCGAGGTTCAGATCCGGTTGAACAGTTCCAGCAGGGTCGAGGTGATGAAGCTCGGAGTGGATCTGCGCGTCACTCCGTCGTCGGCGCTCTTCGGAGATCTCAAGGTCTTGCTTGGACCCGCGTGTCTTGACGTATAG
- the lspA gene encoding signal peptidase II, translating into MAHQNPADHPPADQSVTTRSSVSAPSARCVLMLGAVAMTAYLIDLATKTWVVSTMVEGDSIDVLPPFLDWHFIRNPGAAFSIGTDFTWFFTIIMAVVVCGIILQIRRIHSAGWAIALGLVLGGALGNLTDRLFREPSFGQGHVVDFIALPNFAIFNIADMAVVSGVVLICLYTLRGVGMDGRRSNEADSDGEGQEKEASA; encoded by the coding sequence ATGGCACACCAGAACCCGGCCGACCACCCTCCGGCAGACCAATCCGTGACGACCAGATCCAGTGTCTCGGCGCCCTCGGCCAGGTGTGTTCTGATGCTCGGGGCCGTCGCGATGACTGCCTACTTGATTGATCTCGCCACGAAGACCTGGGTCGTCTCCACGATGGTGGAGGGGGACTCGATCGATGTTCTTCCGCCTTTCCTGGATTGGCATTTCATCCGGAACCCAGGGGCTGCCTTCTCTATCGGAACGGATTTCACCTGGTTTTTCACCATCATCATGGCGGTCGTGGTATGCGGCATCATTTTGCAGATTCGCCGTATCCATTCAGCGGGTTGGGCTATTGCCCTCGGGCTGGTCCTTGGCGGGGCCTTGGGAAACCTGACGGACAGATTGTTCCGGGAACCTTCTTTTGGTCAGGGACACGTAGTGGACTTTATCGCTCTTCCCAACTTCGCCATCTTCAACATCGCAGATATGGCAGTGGTTTCAGGTGTCGTACTGATCTGCCTCTATACCCTGCGAGGGGTGGGTATGGACGGACGCCGAAGCAACGAGGCTGACTCAGACGGTGAAGGGCAAGAAAAAGAGGCATCAGCGTGA
- a CDS encoding YggS family pyridoxal phosphate-dependent enzyme: protein MDDVEREKELAGNLKRVRNRIAEAVRMAGRSEEPELIVVTKYFPASDVRLLAGMGVSEFGENRDQEAGPKAAELEDLNPTWHFIGQLQGNKAKSVVRYARAVQSVDRQSLVSSLARAMENEQLRRASVGQSSRERLDCYLQVNLDPHNDEAPQGSGRGGARPEDLQGLADVVAQSPWLVLAGVMAVAPVRDDAAAAFDRLRGISDNLTLSYPSATAISAGMSADLEQAVAAGATHLRIGSDVLGARATVR, encoded by the coding sequence TTGGACGACGTGGAGCGTGAAAAGGAACTTGCGGGCAACCTGAAGAGAGTTCGGAACCGCATCGCCGAGGCTGTCAGGATGGCTGGGCGAAGCGAAGAGCCAGAGCTGATCGTCGTCACCAAGTACTTCCCGGCATCGGACGTCCGGCTCCTGGCAGGCATGGGCGTCAGCGAGTTCGGTGAGAATCGAGATCAGGAAGCGGGTCCCAAAGCAGCTGAGTTGGAGGATCTGAATCCCACGTGGCATTTCATTGGACAGCTACAGGGAAACAAGGCCAAATCCGTTGTCCGCTATGCACGGGCTGTCCAGTCGGTGGATCGCCAGTCGCTGGTCAGCTCCCTTGCCAGGGCTATGGAAAATGAACAGCTGCGAAGGGCATCAGTTGGTCAGTCCTCACGTGAGCGCCTTGATTGCTATCTGCAGGTGAACCTCGACCCGCACAACGATGAGGCCCCACAGGGTAGTGGGCGCGGGGGAGCCCGTCCGGAGGACCTGCAGGGACTGGCCGATGTCGTCGCACAGTCGCCATGGCTTGTTCTTGCTGGTGTGATGGCCGTCGCTCCAGTGCGTGATGATGCTGCCGCTGCCTTCGACCGACTCCGCGGGATATCCGATAACCTGACACTCTCGTATCCCAGTGCAACTGCTATATCCGCCGGAATGAGTGCCGATCTGGAGCAGGCAGTCGCTGCGGGCGCGACACACCTCAGGATCGGCTCCGATGTGCTCGGGGCCCGCGCAACCGTGCGGTAG
- a CDS encoding RluA family pseudouridine synthase codes for MSANVLEVLASAEDAGTRADAAVARFAGVSRSTAAQWCGNGLVSSGGNALSKSDRLVEGQELSILVPEAIDPLSVLVEPVEDLMILGEDDDYVVIDKPVGVAAHPSPGWVGPTVVGGLAAAGYRISTSGAPERTGIVHRLDVGTSGVMVVAKTEHGYTLLKQAFRDRTVEKVYHAVVQGLPDPVRGTIDAPIGRHPGKDWRFAVIEDGRDSRTHYEVLEAFGRAALVKVHLETGRTHQIRVHFSALRHPCVGDLTYGADPRLAAELGLTRQWLHAQQLAFAHPRTGERVEYSSVYPLDLRYALDTLQSGHV; via the coding sequence GTGAGCGCCAACGTGCTCGAAGTCTTAGCCTCTGCGGAGGACGCTGGGACCCGTGCCGATGCCGCCGTGGCACGATTTGCTGGCGTTTCACGGTCAACGGCCGCACAGTGGTGTGGAAATGGTCTGGTGAGCTCAGGTGGCAATGCGTTGTCCAAGTCGGACAGGCTAGTAGAGGGACAGGAACTTTCCATTCTGGTTCCAGAAGCAATTGATCCTCTTTCGGTTCTCGTTGAACCGGTAGAAGACCTGATGATCCTTGGCGAGGATGATGACTACGTGGTGATCGACAAACCGGTGGGCGTCGCCGCGCACCCTTCGCCGGGATGGGTGGGTCCAACCGTGGTGGGCGGTCTGGCCGCGGCCGGTTACCGTATCTCGACATCAGGGGCTCCAGAGCGGACAGGTATCGTCCATCGGCTTGACGTTGGTACGTCTGGTGTCATGGTGGTTGCCAAAACCGAGCATGGTTATACGCTGCTCAAGCAAGCATTTCGCGACCGTACCGTTGAGAAGGTTTATCACGCTGTCGTTCAGGGTTTGCCGGACCCCGTCCGCGGTACGATCGATGCACCAATCGGGCGTCACCCGGGAAAGGACTGGCGCTTCGCTGTGATCGAAGACGGCAGAGACTCACGAACGCACTATGAGGTTCTTGAAGCCTTTGGACGTGCTGCGCTGGTCAAAGTGCATCTCGAAACGGGGCGCACGCACCAGATTCGCGTGCATTTTTCCGCCTTGCGACATCCCTGTGTCGGAGACCTCACCTATGGGGCCGATCCACGACTCGCTGCTGAACTCGGTTTGACCAGGCAGTGGTTGCACGCACAGCAGCTGGCCTTCGCGCATCCGCGCACCGGTGAACGGGTGGAGTATTCAAGTGTCTATCCATTGGACTTGCGATACGCATTGGATACGCTGCAGAGCGGTCACGTTTAG
- a CDS encoding cell division protein SepF, protein MAGALRKTMIYLGLADGDEHYESEPRNYKEPVENDEDDSVENSREDSRSEPTVSKRTVDEYRAPVTPIKRAPSTREDVSHLRQITTIHPRSYNDAKVIGESFRSGIPVIMNVTDMGEGDAKRLVDFSAGLVFGLYGSIERVTNKVFLLSPSYIEVLGEEKKNSDAESSFFNQS, encoded by the coding sequence ATGGCTGGCGCACTGCGCAAGACAATGATTTATCTTGGGCTCGCCGACGGTGACGAGCACTACGAGTCCGAACCCAGAAATTATAAGGAACCAGTTGAGAATGACGAGGATGACTCGGTGGAGAATAGCCGCGAAGACAGCCGCTCTGAGCCAACTGTATCGAAGCGGACAGTTGATGAATACCGTGCACCGGTGACGCCAATCAAACGAGCGCCTTCCACGCGCGAGGATGTCTCCCACCTTCGCCAGATCACCACCATTCATCCTCGCTCTTACAACGACGCGAAGGTGATCGGAGAGAGTTTCCGCAGCGGGATCCCCGTGATCATGAACGTGACCGATATGGGCGAGGGCGATGCCAAACGCCTCGTTGACTTTTCGGCGGGTCTCGTTTTTGGGTTGTACGGAAGCATTGAACGTGTGACCAACAAGGTTTTTCTGTTGTCACCGTCGTACATCGAGGTGTTGGGCGAAGAGAAAAAGAACAGCGACGCAGAAAGCAGTTTCTTCAACCAGAGTTGA
- a CDS encoding YggT family protein: MSLVFQLLYLVLMLVQLALIIRIVFDAIQMFAHQWKPKGLALVLATGVYGVTDPPIKMLRRLIPPLRLGGISLDLAFLVLFFAVTILMGLTARGI, translated from the coding sequence GTGAGTCTAGTCTTTCAGCTGCTTTATCTTGTCTTGATGCTTGTTCAGCTCGCATTAATCATCCGGATTGTGTTTGACGCCATCCAAATGTTTGCCCACCAATGGAAGCCCAAAGGGCTCGCTCTCGTGTTGGCTACTGGCGTCTACGGGGTCACGGATCCTCCTATCAAAATGTTGCGAAGGCTGATTCCGCCGCTTCGTCTGGGTGGAATCTCCCTAGACCTTGCCTTTCTGGTGCTCTTCTTCGCCGTGACGATTCTTATGGGGCTCACCGCCAGGGGCATATAA
- a CDS encoding DivIVA domain-containing protein, with protein MALTPEDVVNKRFQPTKFREGYDQDEVDDFLDEIVVELRRLTQENDDLRRKLAEASSSTSANAAVPAPVAATKTEQVQEESKPEPVKATEPKPEPKVAESARQPAQVNTADSAKSAAGVLAMAQKLHDDYVNTGIEQRDKIIAEAQIEASSLVNDAQEKSRKTLGALEQQKAVLERKVEQLRGFERDYRSRLKSYIEGQLRDLDARGSVASDTGES; from the coding sequence ATGGCCTTGACGCCAGAAGATGTTGTCAACAAGCGGTTTCAGCCGACCAAGTTCCGTGAGGGATACGATCAGGACGAGGTCGACGATTTCCTGGACGAGATCGTAGTCGAGCTTCGTCGTCTGACGCAGGAGAACGACGATCTGCGCCGAAAGCTGGCTGAAGCTTCATCCAGCACCTCCGCCAACGCAGCTGTTCCTGCTCCAGTAGCGGCGACCAAGACCGAACAGGTCCAGGAAGAGTCCAAACCGGAGCCGGTCAAGGCGACGGAGCCCAAACCGGAGCCCAAGGTTGCAGAATCTGCTCGGCAGCCGGCACAGGTCAACACCGCTGATTCGGCCAAGTCCGCAGCGGGCGTGCTTGCCATGGCCCAGAAGCTCCACGACGACTATGTCAACACCGGTATCGAGCAGCGCGATAAGATCATTGCCGAAGCGCAGATCGAGGCAAGTAGCCTCGTCAATGATGCCCAAGAGAAGAGTCGGAAAACGCTTGGCGCCCTTGAACAGCAGAAGGCCGTGCTGGAGCGTAAGGTTGAACAGCTGCGTGGATTTGAGCGCGATTACCGTTCGCGCCTGAAGTCCTACATCGAAGGACAGCTTCGCGATTTGGACGCTCGCGGGTCCGTAGCATCGGACACCGGGGAATCCTGA
- the murC gene encoding UDP-N-acetylmuramate--L-alanine ligase produces the protein MSSQTSTSELASLGRVHFIGLGGAGMSAVARIMIARGTDVSGSDSRDSALLRNLEQLGATVRVGQSADNVHNADTVVISTAIRVTNPELAEARRLDLRIIHRSEALAATMMGQRVIAVAGTHGKTTTTAMTTVMLQSAGADPSFAIGGDVSSLGVNAAYGDGGVFVAEADESDGSFLNYTPSISVVTNVEADHLDHYGTADAVHAVFDEFVTRLDSRGLLIVCADDDGSSALAARSIGSRRVQTYGYSDDADVRIADTSRLGSSSVSTLIFQLDGRQRTQELSLSVPGDHNIRNAVAAFTVALELGIDPSLAAEGLNGFSGAARRFEFRGESRGVRVYDEYAHHPTEVRAALNAARTVAGSGSVHVIFQPHLFSRTREFAAEFSSALALADSAAVLDIYPAREDPIPGVTSELITGTVGGRAVYHPDPRGALNSVEARARSGDVILTVGAGDVTALGAELVRILDRSVDSKDPSGL, from the coding sequence ATGAGTTCCCAGACATCGACTTCCGAGCTTGCCTCGCTGGGCCGGGTCCACTTCATTGGACTCGGCGGAGCAGGCATGTCCGCCGTGGCACGCATCATGATCGCGCGCGGTACTGACGTTTCCGGTTCTGACAGCCGCGATTCCGCTCTGCTACGAAACCTGGAACAACTGGGTGCGACAGTCCGCGTAGGTCAGTCCGCGGACAACGTCCACAACGCAGACACCGTTGTCATATCCACGGCGATTCGCGTAACTAATCCCGAATTGGCAGAGGCACGGCGTCTGGACCTGCGCATCATTCACCGTTCTGAGGCACTGGCCGCGACGATGATGGGACAACGTGTCATCGCCGTAGCGGGGACCCACGGCAAGACGACCACCACGGCTATGACAACAGTCATGCTCCAGAGCGCCGGCGCCGATCCGTCGTTCGCGATTGGCGGTGATGTGTCGTCGCTGGGAGTCAATGCGGCGTACGGCGACGGCGGAGTTTTTGTTGCTGAGGCAGATGAATCGGACGGGTCTTTCCTGAACTACACGCCCTCAATATCGGTCGTCACGAATGTCGAAGCCGACCATCTGGACCATTACGGGACGGCCGACGCAGTTCACGCAGTGTTTGATGAGTTTGTTACCCGGCTGGATTCGCGTGGCCTCCTCATTGTCTGTGCGGACGACGACGGTTCATCGGCGTTGGCCGCACGATCGATTGGGTCGAGGCGCGTGCAGACATACGGCTACAGTGATGATGCCGATGTGCGTATCGCCGACACGAGCAGATTGGGGAGCAGCTCGGTGAGCACTCTGATCTTCCAACTGGATGGCCGGCAGAGGACCCAGGAGCTGTCGCTTTCCGTGCCCGGTGATCACAACATCCGAAATGCTGTGGCCGCGTTCACGGTGGCACTGGAACTTGGCATTGATCCCTCACTGGCCGCTGAAGGTCTGAACGGGTTCTCCGGTGCCGCGCGTCGCTTCGAGTTCCGGGGCGAATCGAGGGGTGTGCGGGTCTATGACGAATATGCACATCACCCGACCGAGGTTCGTGCAGCGCTCAACGCGGCACGAACAGTTGCCGGATCCGGGTCGGTCCACGTCATTTTTCAGCCGCACCTCTTTTCACGAACCCGTGAATTCGCCGCCGAGTTCTCCAGCGCCCTAGCACTGGCGGATTCCGCAGCGGTGCTGGACATCTACCCGGCGCGCGAAGATCCCATACCTGGAGTCACGAGTGAACTGATCACTGGAACGGTCGGTGGCCGGGCCGTCTACCACCCGGACCCACGCGGCGCCCTCAACTCCGTGGAGGCCCGCGCACGGAGCGGTGACGTTATCCTCACCGTTGGCGCAGGGGATGTGACAGCTCTGGGTGCGGAGCTCGTTCGGATCCTCGACCGTTCCGTTGATTCAAAGGATCCCAGTGGCCTCTAA
- the ftsZ gene encoding cell division protein FtsZ, producing MAAPQNYLAVIKVVGIGGGGVNAVNRMIDVGLRGVEFIAINTDAQALLMSDADVKLDVGRELTRGLGAGADPEVGRRAADDHAEEIEEVLRGADMVFVTAGEGGGTGTGGAPVVARIARSLGALTIGVVTRPFTFEGRRRSNQAETGIETLRDEVDTLIVIPNDRLLSISDRNVSMLDAFRSADQVLLSGVQGITDLITTPGLINLDFADVKSVMQGAGSALMGIGSARGDDRAVKAAELAIASPLLEASIDGAHGVLLSIQGGSDLGLFEINEAARLVQEVAHPEANIIFGAVIDDALGDEARVTVIAAGFDQVDVTSQPAQPIPSTTRQQVPSEPRNSPQRDVGDQRQSTGTGNEPAVSGVGAWSQQRSQQNSDVPADAGFDVDLPAVVEPDLGAGRADDLDVPDFLK from the coding sequence GTGGCAGCACCGCAGAACTATCTGGCCGTGATCAAGGTCGTCGGAATTGGCGGCGGTGGAGTGAACGCCGTTAATCGCATGATTGATGTTGGCCTACGCGGGGTGGAGTTCATCGCCATCAACACGGACGCGCAGGCTCTTCTCATGAGCGACGCCGACGTCAAGCTTGACGTGGGACGCGAACTGACCCGAGGGCTGGGAGCTGGAGCGGACCCCGAAGTTGGCCGCCGGGCGGCCGACGATCACGCCGAGGAGATCGAAGAAGTGCTTCGCGGCGCGGACATGGTATTCGTCACAGCTGGCGAGGGTGGTGGAACCGGAACCGGCGGTGCTCCCGTTGTCGCAAGAATCGCACGGTCGTTGGGTGCGCTGACTATCGGTGTCGTCACCCGACCATTCACGTTTGAGGGCCGTCGCCGGTCCAATCAGGCCGAAACAGGCATCGAAACACTTCGCGATGAAGTGGACACCCTGATCGTGATCCCCAACGACCGGCTGCTATCGATCAGCGACCGCAATGTGTCCATGCTGGACGCTTTCCGCTCTGCTGACCAGGTCCTGCTGTCGGGTGTCCAGGGCATCACAGACCTCATCACTACTCCAGGTCTGATCAACTTGGACTTCGCCGACGTGAAGTCGGTCATGCAAGGTGCAGGTTCGGCCTTGATGGGTATTGGGTCTGCACGCGGCGACGACCGTGCTGTCAAGGCCGCTGAACTCGCCATAGCGTCGCCACTGCTTGAAGCTTCCATCGATGGTGCACACGGAGTGCTGCTGTCCATCCAGGGTGGGTCGGATCTCGGCCTCTTCGAGATCAACGAGGCTGCCCGGCTGGTGCAGGAGGTTGCTCACCCCGAGGCAAATATCATTTTCGGCGCGGTCATTGACGATGCTCTGGGAGATGAAGCACGGGTTACAGTCATCGCAGCGGGGTTCGATCAGGTTGACGTCACCTCGCAGCCCGCACAGCCAATTCCGTCCACCACCAGGCAGCAAGTGCCTTCAGAACCCAGGAATAGTCCCCAGCGCGACGTCGGCGATCAGCGGCAGTCCACGGGAACCGGCAACGAACCAGCAGTATCAGGCGTCGGTGCTTGGTCGCAGCAGCGTTCGCAGCAGAACAGCGATGTGCCCGCGGACGCTGGATTCGATGTTGACCTGCCAGCCGTCGTCGAGCCAGACCTCGGTGCAGGCCGTGCTGATGACCTCGACGTTCCGGACTTTCTCAAGTAG